A genomic window from Triticum urartu cultivar G1812 chromosome 7, Tu2.1, whole genome shotgun sequence includes:
- the LOC125521959 gene encoding aspartyl protease family protein 1-like encodes MARSTCLSLVTVAMAVAVVAELAAAGEASSGIGFDLHHRSSPVVRRWAEARGHAWWAEAEGTPEYYAALSRHDRAHLARRGLAEGDAKGLLNFASGNLTFRLEGSLHYAEVAVGTPNATFLVALDTGSDLFWVPCDCKQCAPIANASELRGGPELRPYSPGKSSTSKAVTCEHALCERPNACAANNSTSCPYTVRYVSANTSSSGVLVEDVLHLSREEAGGASSTAVKAPVVLGCGQVQTGAFLDGAAVDGLLGLGMDKVSVPSVLAAAGLVASDSFSMCFSPDGLGRINFGDAGRRGQAETPFTVRNTHPTYNISVAAMTVEGKELAAEFAAVVDSGTSFTYLNDPAYTELATSFDSQVREKRANLSASIPFEYCYQLARGQTELFVPEVSLTTRGGAVFPVTRPFVLIAGETSDGQMVAVGYCLAVLKNDITIDIIGQNFMTGLKVVFDRERSVLGWHEFDCYKDVEKEGHGGSPGAAPGPSPTTRIKPRQSETTPYPGAVPVTPRQAGSGGSRLSFSLALLLPLLAYAAAVV; translated from the exons ATGGCTCGCTCCACCTGTCTGTCGCTCGTCACCGTCGCCATGGCCGTGGCCGTGGTCGCGGAGCTCGCTGCTGCCGGCGAGGCGTCTTCCGGGATCGGGTTCGACCTGCACCACCGGTCCTCGCCCGTGGTGAGGCGGTGGGCGGAGGCGCGCGGCCACGCGTGGTGGGCCGAGGCCGAGGGCACGCCGGAGTACTACGCTGCGCTGTCCCGCCACGACCGCGCGCACCTCGCCCGCCGCGGGCTGGCCGAGGGCGACGCGAAGGGGCTGCTCAACTTCGCCAGCGGCAACCTCACGTTCCGGCTAGAGGGGTCGCTGCACTACGCGGAGGTGGCCGTGGGCACGCCCAACGCGACGTTCCTGGTTGCGCTGGACACCGGCAGCGACCTCTTCTGGGTGCCCTGCGACTGCAAGCAGTGCGCGCCCATCGCCAACGCCTCGGAGCTGCGCGGCGGGCCGGAGCTCCGCCCGTACAGCCCGGGCAAGTCGTCGACGAGCAAGGCCGTGACCTGCGAGCACGCGCTCTGCGAGCGGCCCAACGCGTGCGCCGCCAACAACAGCACCAGCTGCCCGTACACCGTGAGGTACGTCTCcgccaacacctcctcctccgggGTGCTGGTGGAGGACGTGCTCCACCTCAGCCGGGAGGAGGCCGGGGGCGCGTCTTCGACGGCGGTGAAGGCGCCCGTGGTGCTCGGGTGCGGGCAGGTGCAGACGGGCGCGTTCCTGGACGGCGCCGCCGTGGACGGCCTGCTGGGGCTCGGCATGGACAAGGTGTCCGTGCCCAGCGTGCTGGCCGCCGCCGGCCTCGTCGCCTCCGACAGCTTCTCCATGTGCTTCAGCCCCGACGGCCTCGGCCGCATCAACTTCGGCGACGCCGGCCGCCGCGGCCAGGCCGAGACGCCCTTCACCGTCCGGAACACGCA CCCGACGTACAACATCAGCGTGGCGGCGATGACCGTGGAGGGGAAGGAGCTGGCGGCGGAGTTCGCCGCCGTCGTCGACTCCGGCACGTCCTTCACGTACCTCAACGACCCGGCGTACACGGAGCTGGCCACCAGCTTCGACTCCCAGGTGCGCGAGAAGAGGGCCAACCTCAGCGCCTCCATCCCGTTCGAGTACTGCTACCAGCTGGCCCGCGGGCAGACGGAGCTGTTCGTGCCGGAGGTGAGCCTGACCACCAGGGGCGGGGCCGTGTTCCCGGTCACCCGCCCCTTCGTGCTCATCGCCGGCGAGACCAGCGACGGCCAGATGGTCGCCGTCGGATACTGCCTCGCCGTGCTCAAGAACGACATCACCATCGACATCATCGGCC AGAACTTCATGACCGGCCTCAAGGTGGTGTTCGACCGGGAGAGGTCCGTCCTCGGCTGGCACGAGTTCGACT GTTACAAGGACGTGGAGAAGGAGGGCCACGGCGGGAGCCCCGGCGCGGCTCCGGGGCCGTCGCCGACGACCCGTATCAAGCCGCGGCAGAGCGAGACGACGCCGTACCCCGGCGCGGTGCCGGTGACGCCGAGGCAGGCCGGCTCAGGCGGCAGCCgcctctccttctccctggcgCTGCTGCTTCCCCTGCTGGCTTACGCCGCGGCCGTGGTCTGA